One genomic segment of Xyrauchen texanus isolate HMW12.3.18 chromosome 5, RBS_HiC_50CHRs, whole genome shotgun sequence includes these proteins:
- the LOC127643788 gene encoding thioredoxin-related transmembrane protein 2-B-like: protein MAILTPLFAFLYHLPQVYKWLLKPYYIASLFMCGAFLFIRKTPGICEHLSTQREDGNSCDFDWREVEILMFLSAIVMMKNRRAITVEQHLGNVILFCKVANVILFFRLDIRLGLLYLTLCIVLLMTCKPPLYMGPEYIKYFNDKTIDEELGKDHRVTWIVEFFANWSPECQSFASVYADLSLKYNCAGLKFGKVDIGRYSEVSKKYKVSTSPLSKQLPSLVLFQGGKEVMRRPQVDKKGRAVSWSFTEENIIREFNLNELYQKSKKLGKTKGEKNERPSESPFAPVPEEEESEAETINAVDTESKKDK from the exons ATGGCTATATTAACGCCTCTGTTCGCGTTTCTGTATCATTTGCCACAGGTGTACAAATGGCTACTAAAACCGTACTACATTGCCTCATTATTTATGTGTGGCGCGTTCTTGTTTATTCGCAAGACACCTGGGATATGTGAGCATCTCTCGACGCAACGGGAGGATGGGAATTCCTGCGATTTTGATTGG agaGAGGTAGAGATCCTGATGTTCCTGAGTGCTATAGTCATGATGAAGAACAGAAGAGCGA TTACTGTTGAGCAACACCTGGGGAACGTCATCCTCTTTTGTAAAGTGGCCAATGTGATTCTGTTCTTCAGACTGGACATACGTTTGGGGCTTCTCTACTTGACCCTGTGCATTG ttttacTGATGACCTGCAAACCTCCCCTCTACATGGGCCCAGAGTACATCAAGTACTTCAATGATAAAACCATTGAC GAAGAATTGGGAAAGGACCACCGAGTGACTTGGATTGTGGAGTTTTTTGCTAACTGGTCACCAGAGTGCCAGTCTTTCGCTTCAGTCTATGCCGATCTGTCCTTGAA GTACAACTGTGCAGGACTGAAATTTGGCAAAGTGGACATTGGCCGTTACAGCGAAGTGTCTAAGAA GTATAAAGTGAGCACATCTCCTCTCTCAAAGCAGCTGCCTTCTCTGGTGCTCTTCCAGGGGGGGAAGGAGGTTATGAGGCGCCCTCAGGTGGACAAGAAGGGAAGGGCGGTGTCTTGGTCCTTCACAGAG GAAAACATAATCCGAGAGTTTAACCTCAATGAGCTGTATCAGAAGTCTAAGAAGCTCGGTAAGACCAAAGGAGAGAAGAATGAGAGGCCCAGTGAATCGCCGTTTGCTCCTGTGCCTGAAGAGGAGGAATCCGAGGCCGAGACCATCAACGCAGTGGACACCGAAAGCAAGAAGGACAAATAG
- the med19b gene encoding mediator of RNA polymerase II transcription subunit 19-B isoform X1 has translation MTEIFSSLYGQPDSQGPAGPSALGFGSGKPQIPQSMGPMSFPHQMMDEGAPLRKPAAMNEPFYLLRELPSELENELTGHTNLITHYNLEHAYNKFCGKKVKEKLSNFLPELPGMIDTPGIQDSSSLRSLIEKPPVCNNSFSPLTGAMLTGFRLHTGPLPEQYRLMHIQPPKKKNKHKHKHHRPQDPLPPETPSDSDHKKKKKKKDDDPDRKKKKKDKKKKKNRHSPDHPGMTGAQPSSSSLR, from the exons ATGACAGAAATCTTCTCCTCGCTGTATGGTCAGCCTGATTCGCAAGGTCCAGCGGGACCGTCTGCATTGGGCTTTGGGTCCGGGAAACCACAGATCCCCCAAAGCATGGGCCCGATGTCTTTCCCGCATCAGATGATGGATGAAGGAGCACCGCTCAGAAAACCCGCCGCGATGAACGAGCCCTTCTACCTGCTGCGAGAATTGCCCAGTGAGT TGGAGAATGAGCTGACTGGACACACAAATCTCATCACACACTACAACCTGGAACATGCTTATAACAAGTTCTGTGGAAAGAAGGTCAAGGAGAAACTCAGCAACTTCCTTCCGGAGCTTCCTG GTATGATAGACACTCCGGGTATTCAGGACAGCAGCTCTCTGCGCTCCCTCATTGAGAAGCCGCCAGTGTGCAACAACTCTTTCAGTCCTCTCACTGGAGCTATGCTCACCGGGTTCAGACTACACACCGGCCCT TTGCCAGAGCAATACAGACTGATGCACATTCAACCACCGAAGAAGAAgaataaacacaaacataaacaccatCGGCCACAGGATCCCTTACCACCAG AAACACCATCAGATTCAGAccataagaagaagaagaaaaagaaggatGATGACCCggacagaaagaaaaagaagaaagataagaagaagaagaag AATCGCCATAGTCCTGATCACCCCGGCATGACTGGGGCTCAGCCAAGCAGCAGCAGTTTGAGATAA
- the med19b gene encoding mediator of RNA polymerase II transcription subunit 19-B isoform X2 has product MTEIFSSLYGQPDSQGPAGPSALGFGSGKPQIPQSMGPMSFPHQMMDEGAPLRKPAAMNEPFYLLRELPMENELTGHTNLITHYNLEHAYNKFCGKKVKEKLSNFLPELPGMIDTPGIQDSSSLRSLIEKPPVCNNSFSPLTGAMLTGFRLHTGPLPEQYRLMHIQPPKKKNKHKHKHHRPQDPLPPETPSDSDHKKKKKKKDDDPDRKKKKKDKKKKKNRHSPDHPGMTGAQPSSSSLR; this is encoded by the exons ATGACAGAAATCTTCTCCTCGCTGTATGGTCAGCCTGATTCGCAAGGTCCAGCGGGACCGTCTGCATTGGGCTTTGGGTCCGGGAAACCACAGATCCCCCAAAGCATGGGCCCGATGTCTTTCCCGCATCAGATGATGGATGAAGGAGCACCGCTCAGAAAACCCGCCGCGATGAACGAGCCCTTCTACCTGCTGCGAGAATTGCCCA TGGAGAATGAGCTGACTGGACACACAAATCTCATCACACACTACAACCTGGAACATGCTTATAACAAGTTCTGTGGAAAGAAGGTCAAGGAGAAACTCAGCAACTTCCTTCCGGAGCTTCCTG GTATGATAGACACTCCGGGTATTCAGGACAGCAGCTCTCTGCGCTCCCTCATTGAGAAGCCGCCAGTGTGCAACAACTCTTTCAGTCCTCTCACTGGAGCTATGCTCACCGGGTTCAGACTACACACCGGCCCT TTGCCAGAGCAATACAGACTGATGCACATTCAACCACCGAAGAAGAAgaataaacacaaacataaacaccatCGGCCACAGGATCCCTTACCACCAG AAACACCATCAGATTCAGAccataagaagaagaagaaaaagaaggatGATGACCCggacagaaagaaaaagaagaaagataagaagaagaagaag AATCGCCATAGTCCTGATCACCCCGGCATGACTGGGGCTCAGCCAAGCAGCAGCAGTTTGAGATAA